Proteins encoded by one window of uncultured Bacteroides sp.:
- a CDS encoding TraR/DksA C4-type zinc finger protein encodes MAEKTRYSDVELDEFRAIINEKLEKAQKDYDQLKLSIMNQDGNDIIDTSPTYKVLEEGANTLSKEEVGRLALRQQKFIQSLQAALVRIENKTYGICRETGKLIPAERLRAVPHATLSIEAKNDGKK; translated from the coding sequence ATGGCAGAAAAAACGAGATATTCTGATGTGGAACTAGACGAATTCCGCGCCATTATTAATGAGAAACTTGAAAAAGCTCAGAAGGATTATGACCAGCTTAAATTAAGCATCATGAATCAGGATGGCAATGATATCATTGATACGTCTCCAACTTACAAAGTATTGGAAGAAGGAGCAAATACTTTATCAAAAGAAGAAGTAGGCCGATTGGCATTAAGACAGCAAAAATTCATTCAAAGTCTTCAAGCTGCCTTGGTACGTATTGAAAACAAAACATATGGTATTTGTCGTGAAACAGGGAAACTTATTCCAGCAGAACGATTGCGAGCTGTGCCTCATGCTACATTGAGCATTGAAGCTAAAAATGACGGAAAAAAATAA
- the ileS gene encoding isoleucine--tRNA ligase: MSKRFTEYSQFDLSQVNKDVLKKWDENGVFAKSMTEREGCPSFVFFEGPPSANGMPGIHHVMARSIKDIFCRYKTMKGFQVMRKAGWDTHGLPVELGVEKALGITKEDIGKSITVAEYNAACRKDVMKYTKEWEDLTHKMGYWVDMKDPYITYDNRYIETLWWLLKQLYKKGLLYKGYTIQPYSPAAGTGLSSHELNQPGCYRDVKDTTVVAQFKMKNPKPEMAAWGTPYFIAWTTTPWTLPSNTALCVGPNISYVAVQSFNAYTGEPITVVLAKDLVNAHFNSKAAELNLEDYKVGDKLVPFKVIAEYKGADLVGMEYEQLMPWVNPGEGAFRVIPGDYVTTEDGTGIVHIAPTFGADDARVAKAAGIPPLQLINKKGELRPMVDLTGKFYTLDVLDEEFVKEKVNVELYSEYAGRFVKNDYDPKLTEKDETLDVSICMMMKAANLAFKIEKHVHNYPHCWRTDKPVLYYPLDSWFIKSTACKERMIELNKTINWKPESTGTGRFGKWLENLNDWNLSRSRYWGTPLPIWRSEDNTAEICIESVEQLYNEIEKSIKAGFMKENPYKGFEAGVYSKENYDKIDLHRPYVDDIILVSEDGKPMKRESDLIDVWFDSGAMPYAQIHYPFENKEILDNREVYPADFIAEGVDQTRGWFFTLHAIASMIFDNVAYKAVISNGLVLDKNGNKMSKRLGNAVDPFSTIEKYGSDPLRWYMITNSSPWDNLKFDVEGIEEVRRKFFGTLYNTYSFFSLYANVDNFAYQEADIPVNERPEIDRWILSVLNSLIKEVDTCYNEYEPTKAGRLISDFVNDNLSNWYVRLNRKRFWGGEYTQDKLSAYQTLYTCLEAVAKLMSPIAPFYADRLYTDLINATGRDNVVSVHLAKFPEFDSNLIDRDLEARMQMAQDVTSMVLALRRKVSIKVRQPLQCIMIPVVDQEQKAHIEAVKSLIMNEVNVKDIKFVDETAGVLVKKVKCDFKKLGPKFGKQMKAVAAQVAEMPQNAIAELEKNGKYTLIIDGSEAILEATDVEIFSEDIPGWLVANEGKLTVALEVTITEDLRKEGIARELVNRIQNIRKSSGFEITDKIKITLSKNAQTDDAVNEYNSYICNQVLSNSLTLADEVKDSTELNFDDFSLFVNIVKE, encoded by the coding sequence ATGAGTAAGAGATTTACTGAATATTCTCAGTTTGACCTCTCGCAGGTGAACAAGGATGTACTAAAGAAATGGGATGAAAACGGTGTTTTCGCCAAAAGTATGACAGAACGTGAAGGCTGTCCTTCGTTTGTGTTTTTTGAAGGACCTCCCTCGGCTAATGGTATGCCGGGTATTCACCACGTAATGGCTCGTTCTATTAAGGATATTTTCTGTCGCTATAAAACAATGAAAGGTTTTCAGGTGATGCGTAAAGCCGGATGGGATACACACGGACTTCCTGTAGAACTAGGTGTTGAGAAAGCTTTAGGCATTACAAAAGAGGATATTGGAAAGTCTATTACTGTAGCCGAATACAATGCCGCATGTCGTAAAGACGTAATGAAATATACTAAGGAGTGGGAAGATTTAACTCACAAAATGGGATATTGGGTGGATATGAAGGATCCTTATATCACTTATGATAACCGTTATATTGAAACTCTTTGGTGGCTTTTAAAACAACTATACAAAAAAGGATTACTGTATAAAGGATATACCATTCAACCATATTCTCCTGCTGCAGGAACCGGGCTTAGCTCTCATGAGTTAAATCAGCCGGGATGTTACCGCGATGTGAAAGATACTACCGTGGTAGCTCAGTTTAAGATGAAGAATCCTAAACCGGAAATGGCCGCTTGGGGTACTCCTTATTTTATAGCATGGACAACTACTCCATGGACTTTGCCTTCAAATACCGCACTTTGTGTAGGACCAAATATATCTTATGTAGCTGTTCAGTCTTTCAATGCTTATACAGGTGAACCTATCACTGTAGTATTAGCAAAGGATTTGGTTAATGCACACTTTAATTCTAAAGCTGCAGAACTGAATCTTGAAGATTACAAAGTAGGAGATAAGCTGGTTCCATTTAAGGTTATTGCAGAATACAAAGGTGCTGACCTTGTTGGCATGGAATACGAACAACTGATGCCTTGGGTGAATCCGGGTGAAGGTGCTTTCCGTGTTATCCCTGGTGATTATGTTACTACGGAAGATGGTACAGGTATCGTGCATATTGCTCCAACGTTTGGTGCGGACGATGCCCGCGTAGCGAAAGCTGCCGGTATTCCTCCATTGCAACTGATAAACAAGAAAGGCGAGCTCCGCCCAATGGTGGACTTAACTGGTAAATTCTATACTTTAGATGTACTTGATGAAGAGTTTGTAAAAGAGAAGGTTAACGTAGAATTATATAGTGAGTATGCTGGTCGTTTTGTGAAGAATGACTACGATCCTAAGCTTACAGAAAAAGATGAAACTTTGGATGTAAGCATCTGTATGATGATGAAGGCTGCCAACCTTGCTTTTAAGATTGAAAAGCATGTACACAACTACCCTCATTGCTGGCGTACTGATAAGCCTGTACTTTACTATCCGTTAGATAGCTGGTTTATCAAATCTACTGCTTGCAAAGAGCGCATGATAGAACTTAACAAAACAATTAACTGGAAACCGGAATCTACCGGAACTGGTCGTTTTGGTAAATGGTTGGAGAATCTGAACGATTGGAACTTGAGCCGTTCTCGTTACTGGGGAACTCCACTTCCTATCTGGCGTTCTGAAGATAACACAGCTGAAATCTGCATTGAATCTGTAGAGCAACTATATAATGAGATAGAGAAATCTATCAAAGCCGGATTCATGAAAGAGAATCCTTATAAGGGTTTTGAGGCTGGCGTATATTCTAAAGAGAATTACGACAAGATTGACTTGCACCGTCCGTATGTGGATGATATTATCCTGGTATCGGAAGATGGCAAACCAATGAAGCGTGAAAGCGATTTGATCGACGTGTGGTTTGATTCTGGCGCAATGCCTTACGCTCAGATCCATTATCCTTTCGAGAACAAGGAAATTCTGGATAATCGTGAAGTATATCCTGCTGATTTCATTGCCGAAGGTGTGGACCAGACTCGTGGATGGTTCTTTACTCTTCATGCTATTGCATCAATGATATTTGATAATGTAGCTTACAAAGCTGTAATATCTAATGGATTGGTGTTGGATAAAAACGGAAACAAGATGTCTAAACGTTTAGGTAACGCTGTAGATCCATTCTCTACAATTGAGAAATACGGATCAGATCCTTTACGTTGGTACATGATTACCAACTCTTCTCCATGGGATAACCTAAAATTTGACGTAGAAGGTATTGAAGAAGTTCGCCGTAAGTTCTTTGGTACATTATATAACACTTACTCATTCTTCTCTCTGTATGCAAACGTAGATAACTTTGCATATCAGGAAGCAGATATTCCGGTAAACGAACGTCCTGAGATTGACCGATGGATATTATCTGTTCTCAACTCTTTAATTAAAGAAGTTGATACTTGCTATAATGAATACGAACCCACAAAAGCAGGTCGTCTGATCTCTGATTTTGTAAACGATAACTTGTCTAACTGGTACGTTCGCTTAAACCGTAAACGTTTCTGGGGTGGTGAATATACTCAGGATAAGCTTTCGGCTTATCAAACATTATACACTTGCCTAGAAGCTGTTGCTAAGTTAATGTCGCCAATCGCTCCGTTCTATGCGGATCGTTTATATACAGACTTAATCAACGCAACCGGACGCGATAATGTTGTTTCTGTTCACCTAGCTAAGTTTCCGGAATTTGACTCAAATCTTATAGACAGAGATCTGGAAGCAAGAATGCAGATGGCTCAGGATGTTACTTCTATGGTATTGGCATTACGCCGCAAAGTAAGCATCAAAGTTCGTCAGCCACTCCAATGTATAATGATTCCGGTGGTAGACCAAGAGCAAAAAGCTCATATCGAAGCTGTGAAATCACTAATCATGAATGAGGTAAACGTGAAGGATATCAAGTTTGTAGATGAAACTGCTGGTGTATTAGTCAAAAAAGTGAAGTGCGATTTCAAGAAGCTTGGTCCAAAATTCGGGAAACAGATGAAAGCTGTTGCCGCTCAGGTTGCAGAAATGCCGCAAAACGCAATCGCCGAACTTGAAAAAAACGGTAAGTATACATTAATTATTGACGGTAGCGAAGCTATTCTTGAAGCTACAGATGTAGAAATATTTAGTGAAGACATCCCAGGATGGTTAGTCGCTAATGAAGGGAAACTAACTGTTGCTCTTGAGGTTACCATCACTGAAGATCTTCGCAAGGAAGGTATAGCGCGTGAGCTGGTTAACCGTATTCAAAATATCCGTAAATCAAGTGGATTTGAAATTACCGATAAAATAAAAATTACTCTATCTAAAAATGCACAGACAGATGATGCGGTAAATGAATATAATTCTTATATTTGTAACCAAGTATTATCTAATTCTCTTACATTAGCCGATGAAGTAAAGGATAGTACAGAATTAAATTTTGATGATTTCTCTTTATTTGTAAATATAGTAAAAGAATAA
- a CDS encoding IS982 family transposase, whose product MESKMNFLNQIRKPRLSDIELIAIDLTSEYMGIDSEYQLFRILPDKLSLRIERSVYNRRRRKLFYFKEQLRKRIVFQISSSRDYFIVDSMPLEVCKLSRSRRGGICRETFETSPDKGYCATQRMYYYGYKLHAICTIDGVFSDFDLTKASVHDIHYLEDVKQNHYDCTILGDKGYLSVNYQLDLFEENNIKLEVPMRNNQHGYAKQYIVFRKARKRIETLFSQLCDQFMIRRNYAKSFNGFKTRIHSKIMALTLIQLINKLNNRNINNIKTCIA is encoded by the coding sequence ATAGAGTCTAAAATGAATTTTCTTAATCAGATTCGTAAACCCAGGTTATCAGATATCGAATTGATTGCTATTGATTTAACCTCAGAATATATGGGTATTGACTCTGAATATCAACTATTCAGGATTCTCCCTGATAAATTGAGTTTAAGGATTGAACGAAGCGTTTATAATAGAAGAAGACGTAAATTATTTTATTTCAAAGAACAGTTGCGTAAACGAATAGTTTTTCAGATTAGTTCGAGCAGGGATTATTTCATAGTAGATAGTATGCCTTTAGAAGTTTGTAAATTAAGTCGCAGTAGACGAGGTGGCATTTGTAGGGAAACTTTTGAAACCTCACCTGATAAAGGTTATTGTGCAACACAACGGATGTATTACTATGGTTATAAACTGCATGCAATATGTACTATTGATGGGGTTTTCTCGGATTTCGACTTAACAAAAGCATCCGTACATGATATTCATTATCTCGAAGATGTTAAGCAGAATCATTATGACTGTACTATTCTGGGAGATAAAGGATATTTGAGTGTTAATTATCAGTTGGATCTATTTGAAGAAAACAACATTAAACTAGAAGTTCCCATGAGAAATAATCAGCATGGGTATGCTAAGCAATATATTGTTTTTAGAAAAGCCAGAAAAAGAATTGAAACGTTATTCTCTCAGTTATGTGATCAGTTTATGATTCGTCGGAATTACGCTAAGTCTTTCAATGGATTTAAAACTAGAATTCATTCGAAAATTATGGCTCTAACTCTTATTCAGCTAATTAATAAATTAAATAATAGAAATATTAATAACATCAAAACATGTATTGCCTAA